TCCGCCATGTTTATGGCGGGTATTCGGCCCTCCTAGATCCACGATTCCCTTTAGGAACGCCTTCGGGCCGCGTACTTATCAAAATTAGGGTTTGGTAATAGGTTAACTTTAATGATAAAAGAAACCGTGCACGAAAGTCAAGGGCAAGTTTTACCTTGGCCATCTCATTTGGATTGGCAGCATGTTTGGAAACCTTGCATGCGGTTCCGTTTGATACCAATAGGCAGTCGACGCAATATCATCTTGAAGTGGCTGATATTTCCAGTTTGGCCACCATCCTAACGCCTGAATTGTAACACGCAAATCTGTTTCAAAGCGGATAGGGTCAAGTATATGCCATCGATAAAGTCCATGTTTAGGCACTTCACCAGGTTCTTTCCTCCACAGAGGATACCCAAGAAAAGGCGTCGAGTAAGTATCCCCAAAACACCATGCGCCGCCAAAGTAATCCTCGGTGCCCGTACCACAAATTGTTGGTTCGTCCTTGTCACCGTCTATATAGAACTTTACTTCGCCTTCTCCCCACCAGCCATTTGATAATTGTGTCCAGGCGAGATATGTGCCAACGTAGTGTCCTTTACCAATTACGTTTTCCAAAATAGTATGCTCGGGCTTTTCCTTTGGAGTAATTGACCGCCGCCATTGGGCATGAAAATATCCAACATCCTCAGGAATATCATCTAATTCATAGGTAATCTGGTAGAAAAAGCCTGCTATCTCCTCCCATCGCTGATTCTCTATTTCAATTCTAGCCTTCTTTCGAAAAGGCATTGGCCAATATGAGTTGAAACCTCCATTCGGGTTCACAGCAATTGGGATAGAGCTAATGTTCACTCGAAGCGCATGGCCATTGGCAAAGAAATCCCCCAGGGGAACCTCAACCGATGGCATTTCTTCGTCATCCCAGAACATCCGAAGTATGCAGTCTCGGTATGCTTTTGGGTCAACAGTAATCCAAATGTGCCGAATAACACCCGGACCTTCGATATTGGCAAGCACCGTATTCGATTCTTTTGGGAGTGTTATGCAGGGACGAACTTTCCAGCCTTTTCCGAGCC
The window above is part of the Armatimonadota bacterium genome. Proteins encoded here:
- a CDS encoding DUF2961 domain-containing protein; this encodes MTVLPYGLFDIARLADGKTRSISAENPEGKKGAGALEVPDEANAAAWLGKGWKVRPCITLPKESNTVLANIEGPGVIRHIWITVDPKAYRDCILRMFWDDEEMPSVEVPLGDFFANGHALRVNISSIPIAVNPNGGFNSYWPMPFRKKARIEIENQRWEEIAGFFYQITYELDDIPEDVGYFHAQWRRSITPKEKPEHTILENVIGKGHYVGTYLAWTQLSNGWWGEGEVKFYIDGDKDEPTICGTGTEDYFGGAWCFGDTYSTPFLGYPLWRKEPGEVPKHGLYRWHILDPIRFETDLRVTIQALGWWPNWKYQPLQDDIASTAYWYQTEPHARFPNMLPIQMRWPR